The Arachis ipaensis cultivar K30076 chromosome B07, Araip1.1, whole genome shotgun sequence genomic interval ATGAGGACATAATGGACACTTGACAGTATGCCACTGTTGCCCTGTTAATGTGTGTACTACGTTGGCATACAAAGAATGAACAAGATCTTTCCTTAAATACACAACAGCAGACAACGTTAGGATAACTTTAATTCTTCGAAAGGTATTtcataaagattttttttaattttaaatttatgttgTAACAAAAACTTTGaaattttagttataaaattaTTCTAATTGTATTTTGAACTTGATGAATAATAATCTTTCAATTCTTAAAACCATCCACCAATTAACAAGTTGATTGATGAGCCGTAGAGAGAATAATTAAATATATGCGGATGCCAGTGTCAACAAATATGAAGAAGAGAGCACACATTGAATTGGGCCACGTTTCACTGTTCTAAAATTAACATTTGCGATACAAACAGCGGAATAAACGTTTTCCCCTCGTTCTTAAGTAGAGAGACCTTAATTTGGTTACGATTAAAGACAACAAATATTCATACAAAGGACGTTTAGGCCTTAAACACTGCAAGTAAAAAGGCTCTCCCTCACAACATACCATGGGGAACTTAGCCCATGGCATATTTCTGGGTCCAGCTTCTGGCGGTTGACTCGTACTTGTTCCTGTCTGTCTTGTACATGTGGGCAATTTCAGGGACCAAAGGATCATCAGGGTTTGGGTCAGTCAACAGGGAGCAAATTGAAAGCAACACCTAAGGGCATAGGTATAGAAAGTGAACAATATTTAGTAGCAGTTTAACATCTTCAATAAAGGAGCTATAGAATGGCTATACTTAAATACAATATACATGAGGCAATTGTATCAGCCATACTGTTATCTACTTCATAATCCCAAACTTCATACAAATTAGCAATTATATTTATAgcagaaagaaaattaagattaagATTTCAGTATTAATTCATAGCCAGTTAGAGAGTTTACATCATCTTGTCATGTTCTTGTTAGgacattaaaaagaaaaaactatGATAAGTGATTGCATCTAGTAAAACACCAATTTTTTTAACAACTAAGTAACACATCATTAGTAGTAGTCccaaaaggccttagttttttcTGAAATAGAATTAAGAGGGCTGCTTTCATCATGTGAAATTATTAAGAAACATACCTTGGAAATGGTCAGTGCAGGGCTCCACTGCTCCTTCAATATGTCAAGACAAATGCTTCCGTTGCTATTAATATTTGGGTGAAATACCTTTGTCCTGAATGCAACCTGTACAATATTCGCAATCCATGAGCATGGACATCATGAttgaaatatataatatatactaGCTAGGAGTATTGACCTAAAAAACCTACAGAGCAAACTAAAAGATTTAATCATTAatggtttttaatttttaaatgccAAATTGATTTATGATATTGAACTTATCCAGCTGACTCCACCTAAAAC includes:
- the LOC107605948 gene encoding ubiquitin-conjugating enzyme E2 10, which gives rise to MASKRILKELKDLQKDPPTSCSAGPVAEDMFHWQATIMGPPDSPYAGGVFLVTIHFPPDYPFKPPKVAFRTKVFHPNINSNGSICLDILKEQWSPALTISKVLLSICSLLTDPNPDDPLVPEIAHMYKTDRNKYESTARSWTQKYAMG